A window of the Chloroflexus sp. Y-396-1 genome harbors these coding sequences:
- a CDS encoding quinone oxidoreductase — MRAIQIHQTGGPEQLQVVDVPIPEPAPGQVRIKVAAAGVNFIDIYHRTGLYPQPLPFTLGLEVAGTVDAVGEGVTEWAIGDRVGCTTAIGGYAEYALAAADKLVRVPDNVDLETAAAVLLQGMTAHYLTLSTFPLKAGDTCLVHAAAGGVGLLLIQIAKRLGARVIGTVSSDEKAALARAAGADEVVIYTRESFVERVRAFTNGRGVDVVYDSVGASTLEGSLDSLRPRGMFVTFGNASGPLPPISPLMLSSKGSLFMTRPTLFHYIATPEELRWRANDLFTWIGAGELQVRIYRRYPLHEAAEAQIALASRATTGKLLLIP; from the coding sequence ATGCGGGCAATCCAAATTCATCAGACCGGTGGACCAGAACAGTTGCAGGTGGTTGATGTGCCCATCCCTGAACCCGCACCGGGACAGGTGCGGATAAAGGTTGCGGCTGCCGGGGTTAATTTTATTGACATTTACCATCGTACCGGTCTCTATCCACAGCCGCTACCATTTACGCTGGGCTTAGAGGTAGCCGGTACGGTTGATGCCGTGGGTGAAGGGGTTACCGAGTGGGCAATTGGCGATCGCGTTGGCTGCACGACGGCTATCGGTGGGTATGCCGAATATGCGCTGGCGGCTGCCGATAAGCTGGTACGGGTGCCCGATAACGTCGATCTGGAAACGGCAGCAGCAGTGCTCTTACAGGGTATGACGGCGCACTATCTGACTTTAAGCACCTTTCCCCTGAAAGCGGGTGATACGTGCTTAGTACACGCTGCGGCTGGCGGTGTCGGTCTTTTGCTCATTCAGATTGCCAAACGCCTGGGAGCACGTGTGATTGGCACTGTCTCTAGTGATGAAAAAGCTGCGCTGGCACGGGCGGCCGGGGCAGATGAAGTTGTGATCTACACCCGTGAGTCGTTTGTTGAGCGGGTACGCGCTTTCACCAACGGTCGTGGGGTCGATGTGGTCTACGACTCGGTTGGCGCAAGTACCCTCGAAGGTAGTCTCGACAGCCTCCGACCACGGGGAATGTTCGTGACCTTCGGAAATGCCAGTGGCCCATTACCGCCCATCTCACCATTGATGCTGAGCAGCAAGGGATCGCTCTTCATGACGCGACCAACGCTGTTTCACTACATCGCTACGCCTGAAGAGTTGCGCTGGCGCGCCAACGATTTGTTCACCTGGATTGGCGCCGGTGAATTACAGGTGCGGATTTACCGCCGCTATCCCTTGCATGAAGCGGCTGAAGCTCAGATTGCGCTGGCCAGTCGCGCAACGACCGGCAAGCTGCTTCTGATCCCGTAA
- a CDS encoding aspartate kinase: MRLVMKFGGTSVGSADAIRRVTEIVGSYARDHEVVVVVSAMNAPDLRTTDTLIAAAKAAAAGNGDATAQIAPRLLELHMRAAAEVASPAECAALEPQIQAMLDYMSNLSRSIAVLGELTPRALDLFSGLGERLNARLIAAAFRSAGIDAEAIDATELIVTDERYGNASPIEPDTRERCRARLLPMLAARRVPVVTGFIGATRAGVPTTLGRGGSDYTCAILGADLDADEVWFWKEVDGVLSANPKVVPEARTLPRLSYAEMGEMAYYGANVLHPKTVQPLVHRRIPIRIRNTFNPSHPGTLIDAEGDGESVRAITAIKGLSLITVGGPGMLGLTGVAARIFGAVARVGANILLISQASSEQSVCFAIPGEEAERVVRELRCELDREFAAHDVEHIGIIAPVVIVAVVGSGMRGTPGIAGQVFGALGRAGVNVIAIAQGSTENNISLVVAEPDADTAVRAIHAAFVK; this comes from the coding sequence ATGCGATTAGTGATGAAGTTCGGCGGTACCTCGGTCGGCAGTGCCGATGCCATTCGACGTGTGACCGAAATTGTCGGTTCGTATGCCCGCGATCATGAAGTGGTCGTGGTGGTTTCGGCAATGAACGCACCTGATCTACGAACCACCGATACCCTGATTGCAGCAGCAAAGGCGGCTGCCGCCGGTAATGGTGATGCGACGGCACAGATTGCGCCACGGTTGCTCGAGCTCCATATGCGTGCCGCAGCGGAAGTAGCTTCACCGGCGGAGTGTGCTGCGCTTGAACCACAGATTCAGGCGATGCTCGATTATATGAGCAACCTCTCGCGCAGCATTGCTGTACTGGGGGAATTGACGCCACGCGCACTCGATCTGTTTAGCGGGCTTGGTGAACGACTCAATGCGCGCTTGATTGCAGCCGCCTTCCGTAGCGCCGGCATTGACGCTGAAGCGATTGATGCGACCGAACTGATTGTAACTGATGAGCGTTACGGGAATGCCTCACCCATCGAACCTGACACTCGCGAGCGGTGCCGTGCCCGGCTATTGCCAATGCTGGCAGCCCGACGGGTTCCCGTAGTTACCGGTTTTATCGGCGCTACACGGGCTGGTGTACCGACTACGCTTGGGCGAGGAGGCTCAGATTATACCTGTGCCATTCTCGGCGCCGATCTCGATGCCGATGAAGTATGGTTCTGGAAAGAAGTTGACGGTGTGCTCTCAGCTAATCCTAAAGTCGTGCCAGAAGCACGAACGCTGCCCCGGCTTTCGTATGCCGAGATGGGCGAGATGGCCTACTACGGCGCCAATGTGCTGCACCCCAAGACGGTACAACCGCTGGTTCACCGACGCATTCCGATCCGGATTCGCAACACTTTTAATCCGAGCCATCCCGGCACGCTGATCGATGCCGAAGGCGATGGCGAAAGTGTACGAGCAATTACCGCAATTAAGGGGCTGAGTCTGATCACGGTTGGGGGGCCGGGAATGCTGGGCCTGACCGGCGTGGCCGCACGCATCTTTGGCGCCGTTGCCAGAGTTGGAGCGAACATCCTGCTCATTTCACAGGCCAGTAGTGAACAAAGTGTCTGCTTCGCGATACCCGGTGAAGAAGCCGAGCGAGTTGTGCGGGAGTTGCGCTGCGAACTTGATCGCGAATTCGCCGCCCATGATGTTGAACATATCGGCATTATCGCACCGGTTGTCATCGTAGCAGTGGTTGGCTCCGGGATGCGGGGAACACCAGGCATTGCCGGTCAGGTGTTTGGAGCGCTGGGTAGGGCAGGAGTCAACGTGATCGCGATTGCACAGGGTAGTACCGAAAATAACATCTCACTGGTCGTTGCCGAACCCGACGCCGATACTGCTGTCCGAGCGATACACGCGGCATTTGTGAAATAA
- a CDS encoding zinc-ribbon domain containing protein produces the protein MSFADKTLTCRDCGMDFIFTAGEQQFYATKGFINEPVRCPSCRKARKTQMSGSSDRRRPVHTTPVARERVNYQVTCAGCGQETTVPFVPRGTKPVYCSACFNRMRSSQRTTF, from the coding sequence ATGAGCTTCGCAGACAAGACCCTTACATGTCGAGATTGTGGGATGGATTTCATCTTTACAGCGGGCGAACAGCAATTCTACGCCACCAAAGGCTTTATCAATGAGCCGGTGCGCTGTCCGTCTTGCCGGAAGGCACGCAAGACCCAAATGAGCGGATCATCTGATCGTAGACGACCGGTACATACAACCCCAGTGGCTCGCGAGCGGGTAAATTACCAGGTGACCTGTGCCGGTTGTGGTCAGGAGACAACTGTACCCTTCGTACCTCGTGGCACAAAACCGGTCTACTGTAGCGCATGCTTCAACCGGATGCGCAGTAGTCAGCGCACAACGTTCTGA
- the pulA gene encoding pullulanase-type alpha-1,6-glucosidase: MHRRTFRLLIALLIVSGLLRLLIPPPALAAGEEVRSNLNGWGTTPWSMSASLGGTFIYVSGQITNPDNPNTQFKFYKHSNLWYGKFDPTPISFGSIFTGLSSNSSAPNITFNHISGRYYVFKWDGDGRGVVFQLTASPATITGVSRTPTTPAAGQAVTVTATTNVPPPAEQALWLRYALNSNWSSSTVVKMTGSGTSFSATIPAQSAGTTVSYYVFSSGDVSSIAGADADLMTITYDTNGGSNYSYTVSSGTSAITPTQARALWLDLNTVAWNGGPAASFRLLYDPDGGITTAAETTTCTFPTPATPCYVPLTASGTVSGSVKNPNANGLTRLLTGLSAADARHLLRGQVVVAAYNGSGSRIDATGVQIQGVLDDLYAASATTQTLGVSYSGAIPTVRLWAPTAKSVSLRRFATSTTSTYTDHPMTLDPNSGVWSITGDASWDRQFYLFAVEVYVPSLDAVVTNLVTDPYAVSLSQDGAAANDVRSQFVNLNDADLKPAGWDTLSKPALVNPEDIVIYEVHIRDFSANDATVAPTDRGTYRAFTYDGTGPHPNTILSDGMNHLLQLRQAGLTHIHLLPTFDIASVIEKSSDRTEPTISFNPTTDRASSNPQAAVGAARNTDSFNWGYDPYHYGVPEGSYSTNPDGVTRILEFRELVQTLNQNGLRVVMDVVYNHTAASGQADKSVLDKIVPGYYYRYNIDGALYQSSCCADTATEYAMMEKLMIDTIVRFATAYKIDGFRFDLMNLHTRQNMLNVQAALQALTPASHGVDGSKIYLYGEGWDFGSAKDKGLTVCPHCYAHKHNMTGSGIGLFNDVIRDAAHGGYSTDSVGIRRQGFINGLSYDWNGYDYPNRFQSNLHTTMDTLRSALRGSGTDWNGQGNPFTDDPQEAINYVEKHDNETLFDQNIFKLPNGDGSGNPGWIGSSIPTTSMSDRVRSQNMGVSLIGLAQGIPFFHMGQDILRSKSLDRNSYDSGDWFNRVYWDRSANNFGRGLPPSWDNNSRWGIMTPLLNNTSLDPTSSDMNFAAAHIRETLRLRMSSPLFRLTTELAINARVSHYNTDNSRDALIVMRLSDEVDPDLDPNWENILVFFNANKVAQSITIPNANGFTLHPLHTNGIDDDPVIATATFNDATDTFTIPPRTTVVFVSTQALEPPSTIDWVGLMYPRGGVAHSINEGSFAPAGFDIYVQVYEAGVTPGAGQGAGIACYLHWGRYGQPWSDLPMVYNTDIGNNDEYRATIPKTVLEGLAPGTYGFTAYCKKPGEGPKWKVDSYNINGHATDDDQGDGLITIVPTADSASEPAGGVFVHLFEWRWADVAKECTFLAQKGYTGVQVSPPNEHIVPTADLGGNPANDFPWWARYQPVTHDTTRFTSRSGTWAEFQQMVTDCNNAGVDVIVDAVINHMADIEVGSPATGTAGTQYKSQPAASRFYGTQYLPDDFHPDCLITDYTDRYQVQRCQLAGLPDLDTGKSTVQTKLRNYLQSLLNAGVRGFRIDAAKHMAAHEVGAILAGLTLPGGGKPYIFSEVIDMDPTERIRDWEYTPYGDVTEFAYSVSVIGNSFNCGGSLSSLQTLTNGLLPSRFAQIFVDNHDNQRGHGPGSACVVDHRDGKTHLLANIFTLAYPYGHPSVMSSYYWTTNPNSNAGDSLGPPSSNDGGTTWGPGLGADTRPVYGPGQPAGAYPANCAGSYPNPVTSADLGKWVCEHRHPAIANMVQFRQTTNGEPVTNWQNIGGTPTNHIAFARGNKGFVAINNSLTSATTTYQTNLPAGFYCDIVHYDFVNGICVLPGTTTPVSSSALIEVNTSGQIVNYSLSAQDAFAIHINARPQYQITVNAAPSGSGTVSGGGVYMHGTLVTVNAVAESGYTFVNWTEGSTVVATTTSYSFPATNNRSLTANFAPVATNTPTATNTPTNTPTATNTPTNTPTATNTPTSTPTATNTPTSTPTATNTPINTPTATNTPTNTPTATNTPTNTPTATNTPTNTPTATNTPTNTPTATATATATPTATATATATPTATATATPTATATATATPTATATATPTATATGPAPQTHNIFVPLIMR; the protein is encoded by the coding sequence ATGCACCGCCGCACCTTCCGCCTGCTCATTGCGCTCCTGATCGTCTCCGGTTTGCTACGCCTACTCATTCCGCCACCCGCTCTGGCCGCTGGTGAAGAGGTGCGTAGTAATTTGAACGGTTGGGGTACCACACCGTGGAGTATGTCTGCCTCGCTCGGTGGTACCTTTATCTACGTCAGTGGTCAAATAACTAACCCCGACAATCCCAACACCCAGTTCAAGTTCTACAAGCATAGTAATCTGTGGTATGGAAAATTTGACCCGACTCCGATCAGTTTTGGTAGCATCTTTACTGGTCTCAGCAGTAATAGCAGCGCACCTAATATAACTTTTAACCACATCAGTGGCCGCTACTACGTCTTCAAGTGGGATGGTGATGGGCGTGGAGTAGTCTTCCAGCTTACCGCATCACCGGCAACAATTACCGGAGTGAGCCGCACTCCAACGACGCCCGCAGCCGGGCAGGCAGTGACGGTAACGGCAACAACGAATGTGCCTCCACCCGCCGAACAGGCTCTCTGGCTAAGGTATGCGCTCAATAGCAACTGGAGCAGTTCGACGGTCGTGAAGATGACCGGTAGCGGCACATCATTCAGCGCCACTATCCCGGCTCAGAGCGCCGGTACGACCGTTAGTTACTACGTGTTTAGTTCCGGTGATGTCAGCAGCATTGCCGGTGCTGATGCCGATCTGATGACGATCACTTACGATACGAACGGCGGTAGTAACTACAGTTATACCGTCAGCAGTGGAACGAGTGCGATTACCCCGACACAGGCACGGGCGCTGTGGCTTGATCTGAATACCGTTGCCTGGAATGGTGGCCCGGCAGCCAGCTTTCGCCTGTTGTACGATCCTGACGGTGGGATAACAACCGCTGCCGAGACAACGACATGTACCTTCCCAACACCGGCCACACCATGCTACGTTCCCTTGACAGCAAGCGGCACGGTGAGCGGATCGGTCAAGAATCCGAATGCCAATGGCCTTACCCGATTGCTGACCGGACTGAGTGCCGCCGATGCGCGTCATCTGTTGCGTGGTCAGGTAGTGGTTGCCGCCTACAACGGTAGCGGGTCGCGCATTGACGCGACCGGCGTACAGATTCAGGGTGTCCTCGATGACCTCTACGCAGCCAGTGCCACGACTCAGACGCTAGGGGTAAGCTATAGCGGTGCAATACCGACCGTCAGACTCTGGGCGCCAACGGCTAAATCTGTTTCATTACGGCGGTTTGCAACCTCGACGACCAGTACCTACACCGATCACCCAATGACGCTCGACCCGAACAGTGGTGTCTGGAGCATTACCGGCGATGCCAGTTGGGATCGACAGTTTTATCTGTTTGCCGTTGAAGTCTATGTCCCGTCACTCGATGCAGTGGTCACAAACTTGGTAACCGATCCCTACGCTGTCAGCCTCTCGCAAGACGGCGCAGCGGCGAACGATGTGCGTAGCCAGTTCGTCAATCTCAATGATGCCGATCTCAAGCCGGCTGGTTGGGATACGCTGAGCAAACCGGCACTCGTCAACCCAGAAGATATTGTCATCTACGAGGTTCACATTCGTGACTTTAGCGCTAATGACGCTACGGTTGCTCCAACCGACCGTGGCACGTACCGCGCCTTTACTTACGATGGTACCGGCCCGCATCCAAACACCATCTTATCTGACGGCATGAACCACCTGCTTCAGTTACGGCAAGCCGGTTTAACCCACATTCACTTGCTGCCGACCTTCGATATTGCCTCGGTGATCGAGAAGTCTAGTGACCGCACTGAACCGACAATTTCGTTCAACCCGACCACCGATCGGGCTTCGAGTAATCCACAGGCCGCAGTTGGTGCGGCGCGGAACACTGATAGCTTCAACTGGGGCTACGATCCGTACCATTATGGTGTGCCAGAAGGTTCATACAGTACTAATCCCGATGGAGTGACTCGCATCCTTGAGTTCCGTGAGCTAGTACAAACTCTGAACCAGAATGGCCTGCGGGTGGTAATGGATGTTGTCTACAACCACACGGCGGCCAGCGGTCAGGCTGACAAATCAGTGCTTGATAAGATTGTGCCTGGGTACTACTACCGCTACAACATAGATGGCGCTCTGTATCAATCATCTTGCTGTGCTGACACCGCTACTGAATACGCAATGATGGAGAAGCTCATGATCGATACGATCGTGCGCTTCGCCACAGCGTATAAGATCGATGGCTTTCGCTTCGACTTGATGAACCTGCATACCCGTCAGAATATGCTCAATGTACAGGCAGCGTTGCAAGCGCTCACCCCGGCAAGCCACGGTGTCGATGGGAGCAAGATATATCTGTACGGCGAAGGGTGGGATTTCGGCTCAGCCAAAGACAAAGGTCTTACTGTTTGTCCACACTGCTATGCCCATAAGCATAATATGACCGGCAGCGGCATCGGTCTCTTTAACGATGTGATTCGCGATGCCGCTCATGGTGGATATAGTACCGATAGCGTTGGCATTCGCCGTCAGGGTTTTATCAACGGTCTGAGTTATGACTGGAACGGTTATGATTATCCGAACCGGTTCCAGAGCAACCTTCACACAACAATGGATACCCTGCGTTCGGCATTGCGCGGCAGCGGTACTGATTGGAATGGTCAGGGGAACCCCTTTACCGACGATCCGCAAGAAGCGATTAACTACGTCGAAAAACACGATAACGAGACCCTCTTTGATCAGAATATTTTCAAATTGCCTAACGGTGATGGCAGCGGGAACCCTGGCTGGATCGGGAGCAGCATTCCCACCACCTCGATGAGTGATCGGGTTCGCAGCCAAAACATGGGGGTGAGCCTGATCGGATTAGCACAGGGTATTCCCTTCTTCCACATGGGGCAGGATATTCTGCGCTCGAAATCACTTGATCGCAACAGCTACGATTCAGGCGACTGGTTTAACCGTGTCTACTGGGATCGCAGTGCCAACAACTTTGGTCGCGGCTTGCCACCGTCGTGGGACAACAATTCGCGCTGGGGGATAATGACGCCCTTGCTCAATAACACCTCACTCGATCCCACGTCGAGCGACATGAACTTTGCTGCTGCACACATACGCGAGACCCTGCGCTTGCGTATGAGTTCACCTCTCTTTCGGCTAACCACTGAGTTAGCCATTAATGCCCGTGTCAGCCATTACAACACCGACAACAGTCGTGATGCGTTGATCGTGATGCGGCTTTCTGATGAGGTTGATCCCGATCTCGATCCAAACTGGGAAAATATTCTAGTCTTTTTCAACGCGAACAAAGTCGCCCAGTCGATCACGATTCCTAACGCCAACGGCTTTACCCTGCACCCACTTCATACCAATGGTATAGATGATGATCCGGTCATTGCCACTGCCACCTTTAATGACGCAACTGATACCTTTACCATTCCGCCACGGACAACGGTTGTCTTCGTTTCAACCCAAGCACTTGAACCACCGAGTACGATTGACTGGGTTGGCTTGATGTATCCGCGTGGCGGTGTCGCCCATTCAATTAACGAGGGGAGCTTTGCCCCTGCCGGTTTCGATATCTATGTACAGGTGTACGAGGCCGGTGTGACACCTGGCGCTGGACAGGGAGCGGGCATCGCGTGTTACCTGCACTGGGGGCGTTACGGTCAGCCCTGGAGCGATCTCCCGATGGTTTACAATACTGACATCGGGAACAACGATGAGTATCGGGCAACGATCCCCAAGACAGTCTTAGAGGGTTTAGCGCCGGGTACCTATGGCTTTACCGCCTACTGCAAGAAGCCGGGTGAAGGGCCAAAGTGGAAAGTAGATAGTTACAACATCAACGGTCATGCCACCGATGATGATCAGGGTGACGGTCTGATCACGATTGTCCCGACTGCGGACAGTGCCTCCGAACCGGCAGGTGGTGTCTTCGTGCATCTCTTCGAGTGGCGTTGGGCCGATGTCGCCAAAGAATGTACCTTCCTCGCCCAAAAAGGTTACACTGGTGTACAGGTCTCACCACCCAATGAACATATTGTGCCGACTGCCGATCTCGGTGGTAATCCTGCCAACGACTTTCCATGGTGGGCACGCTACCAGCCGGTTACTCACGACACCACGCGCTTTACCAGCCGCAGCGGGACGTGGGCCGAGTTCCAGCAGATGGTTACCGACTGTAACAATGCCGGGGTGGACGTCATCGTCGATGCTGTGATCAACCACATGGCAGATATTGAAGTTGGTAGCCCGGCCACCGGCACGGCGGGTACCCAATACAAGTCGCAACCGGCGGCCAGTCGCTTTTACGGTACTCAATACTTGCCTGACGATTTTCATCCAGATTGTTTGATTACCGACTACACTGACCGTTATCAGGTACAACGCTGCCAACTGGCAGGGTTACCTGATCTCGATACCGGCAAATCAACTGTACAAACTAAACTACGCAACTACCTGCAATCCCTGCTGAATGCTGGTGTGCGAGGATTCCGCATCGACGCAGCCAAACATATGGCTGCCCATGAGGTTGGCGCGATCCTCGCCGGTTTGACACTCCCTGGCGGCGGTAAACCCTACATCTTTAGTGAAGTTATCGATATGGATCCCACCGAACGCATTCGCGACTGGGAATACACGCCTTATGGTGATGTCACCGAATTTGCGTACAGTGTGAGTGTCATCGGTAATAGCTTTAACTGCGGTGGCTCTCTGAGCAGCCTGCAAACCCTCACCAACGGCCTGCTGCCATCACGCTTTGCCCAAATCTTCGTTGACAACCACGACAATCAGCGTGGTCACGGCCCCGGTAGTGCATGTGTCGTTGACCATCGCGACGGTAAAACACACCTGCTGGCGAACATCTTCACACTCGCCTACCCTTACGGCCATCCATCAGTAATGTCGAGTTATTACTGGACAACCAATCCCAACAGTAACGCTGGCGATAGTCTTGGCCCACCAAGCAGCAACGATGGAGGCACAACGTGGGGGCCAGGCCTGGGAGCCGATACCCGTCCGGTATACGGCCCTGGACAGCCAGCAGGCGCATATCCGGCGAACTGTGCCGGTAGCTACCCCAACCCCGTCACCAGTGCCGATCTTGGCAAATGGGTCTGTGAGCATCGCCATCCGGCTATCGCGAACATGGTGCAGTTCCGCCAGACGACCAACGGCGAACCTGTAACTAACTGGCAAAACATTGGTGGAACACCGACCAACCATATTGCATTCGCACGCGGCAACAAAGGATTTGTGGCCATTAACAATAGTCTGACATCAGCAACAACCACGTACCAGACTAACCTGCCAGCAGGTTTCTACTGCGACATTGTCCACTACGACTTTGTCAATGGTATCTGCGTTCTCCCCGGTACCACAACACCGGTATCGTCCAGTGCCCTAATTGAAGTCAACACCAGTGGTCAAATCGTGAACTATAGCCTGTCTGCGCAGGATGCCTTTGCCATTCACATCAACGCCCGTCCGCAATACCAGATCACGGTCAACGCTGCACCAAGCGGGAGTGGAACGGTAAGCGGTGGCGGCGTATACATGCACGGCACGCTGGTGACAGTCAATGCAGTAGCGGAAAGTGGCTACACATTTGTGAACTGGACGGAAGGATCTACAGTGGTCGCCACAACCACCAGTTATAGCTTCCCGGCAACAAATAACCGCTCACTAACTGCCAACTTTGCGCCAGTGGCTACGAACACCCCGACGGCGACCAATACGCCAACCAACACTCCGACGGCGACCAATACGCCAACCAACACCCCGACGGCGACCAATACGCCGACCAGCACGCCAACGGCGACCAATACGCCAACCAGCACCCCGACGGCGACCAATACGCCGATAAACACGCCAACGGCGACCAACACGCCGACGAACACCCCGACGGCGACCAACACGCCGACGAACACCCCGACGGCGACCAACACGCCGACGAACACCCCGACGGCGACTAACACGCCAACCAACACCCCAACGGCGACCGCCACCGCCACGGCAACCCCGACGGCGACGGCCACTGCCACGGCAACCCCGACGGCCACCGCCACGGCAACCCCGACGGCCACCGCCACCGCCACGGCAACCCCGACGGCCACTGCCACGGCAACCCCGACGGCGACCGCCACAGGACCAGCTCCACAAACCCACAACATCTTTGTGCCGTTGATTATGCGGTAA